A single window of Acetohalobium arabaticum DSM 5501 DNA harbors:
- the fliR gene encoding flagellar biosynthetic protein FliR → MDLALIELIYQGALIMLRLTGLFLTAPFFGSRVIPKRIKAALAFLVTLILSPVVDGSNLELPTNILILLFNFLSELTIGLIFGFITILIFASIQLAGQMISMRMGLAMANIMDPMNGSSIAVIGQFKNVLATLLFLVINGHHQLLRALKHSFDVIPLTGLRISDALFMKLLRMAGDLFPLAFQIALPIIAALFLTDVAFGLVARTVPQMNVFVMGLPTKLLVGSLLLLITVPVYISLIRGLFDDLFANIDRIISILGN, encoded by the coding sequence ATGGATTTAGCATTAATAGAGTTAATTTATCAAGGAGCTTTAATTATGCTGAGGCTTACAGGTTTATTTCTTACTGCTCCTTTCTTCGGCAGTAGAGTAATTCCTAAGCGGATTAAAGCTGCTTTAGCATTTTTAGTAACTTTGATTTTAAGTCCTGTAGTGGATGGTAGTAATTTAGAATTACCAACAAATATTTTGATATTATTATTTAACTTTTTATCTGAATTAACAATTGGACTTATTTTTGGGTTTATAACTATTTTGATCTTTGCCAGCATTCAATTGGCAGGCCAAATGATAAGCATGAGAATGGGCCTTGCTATGGCTAATATAATGGATCCGATGAATGGATCTTCGATTGCAGTGATTGGACAGTTTAAGAATGTATTAGCTACTTTATTATTTCTGGTTATCAATGGACATCATCAGTTACTGCGGGCGCTAAAACATAGCTTTGATGTTATTCCCTTGACTGGTTTAAGGATATCGGATGCTTTATTTATGAAGTTATTGCGTATGGCCGGGGATTTATTTCCTCTGGCCTTTCAGATTGCTTTACCTATTATAGCAGCTTTATTTTTGACCGATGTTGCTTTTGGACTAGTAGCTAGAACAGTGCCGCAGATGAATGTATTTGTTATGGGACTGCCGACGAAATTATTGGTTGGCTCATTATTACTTTTGATTACAGTTCCGGTATATATTTCACTAATAAGAGGTTTATTTGATGATTTGTTTGCCAATATAGATAGAATAATAAGTATTTTAGGTAATTAA
- a CDS encoding flagellar basal body-associated FliL family protein: MSEDSGHNFKLMLVVMVLLSLLIAAGTSYFMLQQLGGNSQSSSQASESVAELGPTHKAGEFTVNLSDNRRYLRMNLVLEVSNKDVINKLETRNPQVRDAVISIVRTKKPQDINTQAGIKDLREQIRNELNKFIAEGKVTNVFFTQFVVQ, from the coding sequence ATGAGTGAAGACTCTGGACATAACTTTAAATTGATGTTAGTAGTCATGGTTTTGTTGTCTTTGTTAATTGCTGCTGGGACTTCCTATTTTATGTTACAGCAGCTAGGAGGAAATAGCCAAAGCAGCAGTCAAGCAAGTGAATCAGTAGCTGAGTTAGGTCCTACTCATAAAGCGGGAGAATTTACAGTTAATTTATCTGATAACCGCCGCTATTTGAGAATGAATTTAGTATTAGAGGTTAGTAATAAAGATGTTATAAACAAACTGGAAACCAGAAATCCACAGGTTAGGGATGCAGTGATTTCAATTGTCCGGACTAAAAAGCCTCAAGATATTAATACTCAAGCCGGAATTAAAGATCTGCGGGAACAGATTCGAAACGAATTGAATAAGTTCATTGCTGAAGGGAAGGTAACTAATGTTTTCTTTACCCAGTTTGTTGTTCAGTAG
- a CDS encoding motility protein A, with the protein MDLDLATMGGLIVGALLIAGAIVLGGSPIIFISGTSFLMVVGGTLAAATVSYSFKHIQDLIGILKVAFYEQQTNPQEIISVLVSFAEKARREGLLALEDEANQLDDDFLQKGIQLVVDGTDSELVRSILETELAFLEERHATSRGIFETMGELSPAFGMMGTLVGLIQMLSKLENPENVGGGLATALITTFYGTVMANLVFIPLAKKLRMKSEEEILVKEVMIEGILSIQAGENPRIVEEKLKAFLSGAGREVLEEEEIEGEMAVENNVAP; encoded by the coding sequence ATGGATTTAGATTTAGCAACAATGGGCGGACTTATAGTCGGAGCCCTTTTAATTGCAGGAGCAATTGTTCTTGGAGGCAGTCCGATTATCTTTATTAGTGGAACCTCTTTTTTGATGGTAGTAGGCGGGACTCTGGCTGCTGCTACTGTCAGTTATTCTTTTAAGCATATTCAGGATTTAATTGGTATTTTGAAGGTGGCCTTCTATGAACAGCAGACCAATCCCCAGGAGATAATTTCAGTATTAGTTAGCTTTGCTGAAAAAGCAAGGAGAGAAGGACTGTTGGCCCTAGAAGATGAAGCTAATCAACTGGATGATGACTTTTTACAGAAAGGAATTCAGTTAGTGGTAGATGGTACAGATTCAGAATTGGTCAGAAGTATTTTAGAGACAGAACTGGCCTTTTTAGAAGAACGCCATGCTACAAGCCGCGGCATCTTTGAAACTATGGGTGAGCTTTCACCGGCCTTTGGAATGATGGGTACTTTGGTAGGATTGATCCAGATGTTAAGTAAGCTGGAGAATCCAGAGAATGTAGGCGGCGGTTTAGCTACTGCCTTAATTACCACTTTTTATGGTACTGTGATGGCTAATTTAGTCTTTATTCCGCTGGCTAAAAAGTTAAGGATGAAGAGTGAAGAAGAGATCTTGGTTAAAGAAGTTATGATTGAAGGAATTCTTTCGATTCAGGCAGGAGAGAACCCTAGGATTGTGGAAGAAAAGTTAAAGGCATTCTTATCAGGTGCCGGCCGTGAAGTGTTAGAAGAAGAAGAGATAGAAGGCGAAATGGCGGTGGAGAATAATGTCGCGCCGTAA
- a CDS encoding flagellar biosynthetic protein FliO, translating into MSFSWQLIKMVFYLSLIIILFFIVIKFIKKQRHLQGFNRNLQILEKIYFNSDQALYLVKVIDEVWVLGISKERVELLSKVTDLDKIEKLTAELEDNNLKQSFKKFFNRDGCNND; encoded by the coding sequence ATGTCTTTTTCTTGGCAGTTAATTAAGATGGTATTTTATTTATCGCTGATTATTATTCTCTTCTTTATAGTAATTAAATTCATCAAGAAGCAGAGGCATCTTCAGGGTTTTAATCGTAATCTACAGATATTAGAGAAGATTTATTTTAATTCTGATCAAGCTCTGTATTTAGTAAAAGTAATAGATGAAGTCTGGGTATTAGGTATTAGTAAAGAAAGAGTAGAATTGCTTTCGAAAGTGACTGATTTGGATAAAATAGAGAAATTAACAGCAGAGCTGGAGGATAATAATTTAAAACAGAGCTTTAAAAAGTTTTTTAATAGGGATGGCTGTAATAATGATTAA
- the fliY gene encoding flagellar motor switch phosphatase FliY, with product MNEEVLSQDEIDALLNDDSNNDETEAVESNEQDDNNSELENELTDKEKDAIGEIGNISMGSAATALYSLLDETVEITAPEVELVTFQKLIQEYERPCVVVDVEYIEGLEGSNLLIIEQQDAAIISDLMMGGDGNNPDAELNELHLSAVSEAMNQMMGSASTSMSTIMQGDKVNISPPNAELLTLNTDEIKSRSFQPDDEVVKVSFDLTIGEVIDSEILQLMPLDFAKELVAYLTDPDPSERAEEPQESGETAADNISQNEPATKSKAEAEQQPQQQTAQQQPQQQQAAQQLANSKSGAVSREESVDVQSVEFSQLGEGQTEQGQSKIDLIKDVPLEVTVRLGKTKMLIKDILELGNGSVIELDKLAGESVDLLVNGKLIAKGEVVVIDENFGFRVTDIVSPMERITNL from the coding sequence ATGAATGAAGAAGTTTTGTCTCAAGATGAAATTGATGCTTTACTAAATGATGATTCTAACAATGATGAAACTGAAGCAGTAGAGAGTAACGAACAGGATGATAATAATTCTGAATTGGAGAATGAATTAACAGATAAAGAGAAGGATGCCATTGGTGAAATTGGAAATATTTCTATGGGATCTGCTGCTACCGCTTTATATAGTCTGTTAGATGAGACAGTAGAGATTACTGCGCCGGAAGTAGAGTTGGTTACCTTTCAGAAGTTAATTCAGGAATATGAACGTCCTTGTGTAGTTGTTGATGTTGAATATATAGAAGGGTTAGAAGGCAGCAATCTTCTAATTATAGAACAGCAGGATGCAGCTATTATTTCTGATTTAATGATGGGCGGTGATGGCAATAATCCTGATGCGGAATTAAATGAGCTTCATTTGAGTGCTGTTAGTGAAGCTATGAATCAAATGATGGGTTCAGCTTCGACTTCGATGTCAACCATTATGCAGGGAGATAAAGTGAATATATCCCCTCCTAATGCTGAACTTTTAACTTTGAATACTGATGAAATTAAGAGTCGTAGCTTTCAGCCGGACGATGAAGTAGTAAAGGTGTCTTTTGATCTAACTATTGGTGAGGTAATAGATAGTGAGATTTTACAGCTAATGCCGTTAGATTTTGCTAAAGAATTAGTAGCTTATTTGACCGATCCTGATCCTTCTGAGAGGGCTGAAGAACCACAGGAGAGTGGTGAAACTGCGGCTGATAATATATCACAGAATGAACCAGCTACCAAAAGTAAAGCAGAGGCCGAACAACAGCCACAACAACAGACAGCACAGCAGCAACCACAGCAACAGCAAGCAGCACAGCAGTTGGCTAATAGTAAAAGCGGGGCAGTTAGTAGAGAAGAGAGTGTTGATGTACAGTCAGTAGAGTTTTCACAGTTAGGTGAAGGTCAGACTGAACAGGGACAGAGTAAGATAGATCTAATTAAAGATGTTCCCCTGGAGGTTACAGTTAGATTAGGCAAAACCAAGATGTTGATTAAGGATATTTTGGAATTGGGTAATGGTTCAGTAATTGAGCTTGATAAGTTAGCTGGTGAATCTGTAGATTTATTGGTTAATGGAAAATTAATAGCCAAAGGAGAAGTGGTTGTAATTGATGAAAACTTTGGCTTTAGAGTTACTGATATAGTTAGCCCGATGGAGAGAATCACTAATCTTTAG
- a CDS encoding flagellar hook protein FlgE, which produces MMRSMYAGVSGLKAHQTKMDVIGNNISNVNTTGYKGSRVTFKEMLNQTMEGASAPQDGRGGTNPQQIGLGVSLGSIDNNMETGNLQSTGKMTDVALQGEGFFIVNDGTKNLYTRAGNLSFDEEGYLTNSSNGNRVQGWTADEDGTIDKTNAANLEDISLDESMDASATTEAKYKDNLNPTLEELNLTEGSDVFEIDNGATDNINVSLSEGENENEWNFTLSADDPDTEFVASSGSNTLSGTIQLNSDGTVSDIVDSSGSSFTDSGGLATPDIEVNQVAGTAGSTYIELPDFSSSTPHVNASTLFDNTNDGGTTADAITNNTRTITTNVYDSQGAEHTVTMDITKVGANDWQIAESSIDVTDADINDDNGDGDLDWLGGSDHTIQFDADGNIDSGTEATLTFDPATGAADGQEVTLDFSSLTQFDGDMTAGFDTADGYPQGSLESFTIDGSGTITGSYDNGYNKALAKIGVATFSNPAGLSKEGDTLFDTSNNSGDPQVGQAGIGGRGMIAPGSLEMSNVDLARQFTEMITAQRGFQSNSKAISTSDQMLQTLVNLKR; this is translated from the coding sequence ATGATGCGTTCAATGTATGCTGGTGTTTCAGGACTTAAAGCCCATCAGACCAAGATGGATGTAATAGGTAATAATATTTCTAATGTTAATACCACTGGTTATAAAGGTAGTAGAGTTACTTTTAAAGAGATGTTAAATCAGACAATGGAGGGGGCTTCTGCTCCACAGGACGGCCGCGGAGGTACCAATCCACAGCAGATAGGTTTAGGTGTTTCGCTCGGCAGTATTGATAATAATATGGAAACGGGAAACCTACAGTCTACAGGTAAGATGACTGATGTTGCACTGCAGGGAGAAGGATTCTTCATTGTCAATGATGGGACTAAGAACTTATATACCAGAGCCGGGAATCTCTCCTTTGATGAGGAAGGCTATTTAACTAATTCTTCTAATGGTAATCGAGTTCAGGGCTGGACAGCAGATGAAGATGGAACAATTGATAAGACTAACGCAGCTAACTTAGAAGACATAAGTTTAGATGAATCAATGGATGCTTCAGCTACTACCGAAGCAAAGTATAAGGATAATCTGAATCCTACTTTGGAGGAACTAAATCTTACTGAAGGTTCTGATGTATTTGAGATAGATAATGGTGCTACTGATAATATAAATGTTTCTTTATCTGAGGGAGAAAATGAGAATGAGTGGAACTTTACTTTAAGTGCTGATGATCCTGATACTGAATTTGTTGCTTCTTCAGGTAGTAATACCTTAAGTGGAACTATACAATTAAACTCTGATGGTACAGTATCAGATATTGTAGATAGTAGTGGTAGTTCCTTTACAGATAGTGGTGGATTAGCTACTCCAGATATTGAAGTAAATCAGGTAGCTGGAACAGCTGGTTCAACTTACATAGAATTGCCTGATTTTAGTAGTTCTACTCCTCATGTTAATGCTTCTACATTATTTGATAATACTAATGATGGAGGAACTACAGCAGATGCAATAACCAACAATACCCGAACAATTACCACTAACGTCTATGATTCACAGGGAGCTGAGCATACTGTTACTATGGATATTACTAAGGTGGGTGCCAATGATTGGCAGATAGCAGAAAGCAGTATTGATGTAACTGATGCTGATATTAATGATGATAATGGAGATGGTGATTTAGACTGGCTTGGTGGTTCTGACCATACTATTCAGTTTGATGCTGATGGAAATATCGATTCCGGAACAGAAGCCACATTAACCTTTGATCCTGCCACAGGAGCTGCTGACGGTCAGGAAGTTACTCTTGATTTCTCCAGTCTAACTCAGTTTGACGGCGATATGACAGCCGGTTTTGATACTGCTGATGGCTATCCACAGGGATCATTAGAAAGCTTTACTATCGATGGTTCAGGAACAATTACTGGTTCTTATGATAATGGATATAATAAGGCATTAGCCAAAATAGGTGTAGCTACTTTCAGTAATCCAGCAGGACTGTCTAAAGAGGGGGATACCTTATTTGATACTTCCAATAACTCTGGTGATCCGCAGGTTGGGCAGGCTGGAATTGGCGGCCGCGGTATGATTGCTCCAGGTAGTCTGGAAATGTCTAATGTTGATCTAGCCCGGCAGTTTACTGAGATGATTACTGCTCAGCGTGGCTTTCAGTCTAATTCAAAGGCAATTAGCACTTCAGATCAGATGTTACAAACTTTAGTTAATCTGAAGAGATAA
- a CDS encoding flagellar FlbD family protein gives MIEVTRLGGCEVVVNAEMIEFIESTPDTVLSLVSGKKIVVTEDVEVVKERVINYKRELNKVVD, from the coding sequence TTGATTGAAGTTACTAGATTAGGCGGCTGTGAAGTAGTGGTGAATGCAGAGATGATAGAATTTATCGAATCAACACCGGATACTGTTTTATCATTAGTTTCAGGTAAGAAGATAGTTGTTACCGAAGATGTTGAAGTAGTTAAAGAAAGAGTAATCAATTATAAAAGAGAATTAAATAAAGTAGTAGACTAG
- the fliQ gene encoding flagellar biosynthesis protein FliQ: MTEQLVIELGRRALLQVVMVTAPMLGLGLLAGLAISILQATTQIQEQTLVFIPKILAVIVAIIIFGPWMLNTLVDFVHNLFLNIPNYVG, encoded by the coding sequence ATGACAGAGCAGTTAGTAATAGAACTGGGAAGAAGGGCCTTGCTGCAAGTAGTAATGGTTACAGCTCCTATGTTAGGTTTAGGGCTTTTGGCTGGTTTGGCAATCAGTATTCTACAGGCTACTACTCAGATTCAGGAACAGACTTTGGTCTTTATTCCTAAGATTCTAGCTGTTATAGTAGCAATTATAATATTTGGGCCCTGGATGTTGAATACTTTAGTGGATTTTGTACATAATTTATTTCTAAATATACCTAATTATGTAGGGTAA
- a CDS encoding TIGR02530 family flagellar biosynthesis protein, which produces MNNRIYSNRRIAPLQQSNKTEKTEQKKSRKSFNEILQKQLQEEAGIKFSGHAKKRLESRNIDLTAQDMQKLEKAVTKAETKGAKESLVMTDKVAYIVSVENKTVITAVDDQNMKENVFTNIDSAVIMD; this is translated from the coding sequence GTGAACAATCGAATCTATTCTAATCGCCGGATTGCTCCCTTGCAGCAATCAAATAAGACAGAAAAGACTGAACAGAAAAAGAGCCGTAAGTCATTTAATGAGATTTTACAGAAGCAGTTACAAGAAGAAGCCGGCATTAAATTTTCCGGCCATGCTAAAAAGAGGTTGGAGTCGCGAAATATTGATTTAACAGCACAGGATATGCAGAAATTAGAGAAAGCTGTGACTAAAGCAGAAACCAAAGGAGCTAAAGAGTCACTAGTCATGACCGATAAAGTGGCTTATATCGTCAGTGTCGAGAATAAAACGGTAATTACTGCCGTTGATGATCAGAATATGAAGGAGAATGTCTTTACGAATATTGATAGTGCAGTAATAATGGATTAA
- the fliM gene encoding flagellar motor switch protein FliM, translating to MSSDRVLSQNEIDDLLQEFNSGDVEAEELKDTEEKSVKAYDFKHPDKLSKDQLRTLRIIYENFARLLNTSLSTQLRTMIHVELNSIEQLSYDEFIRSLPQPTIMSICDFNPLAGEFILEINPRLGYAIVERLFGGQGTPPNNIRDFTDIEEMVLKKVLKQNLSAFVEAWENVIDLKPRIKNLESNPQFTQIVPGNDMVILATFDAKIAEAEGLINVCIPYIVLEPIVSKLNAQYWFSTSRDSASSEELNKLKDRLSKAKLPVIANLGTTNITVADLLDLQPGDVIRMDQKATKEAVVKVGNKEKFIGKPGVVGSKLAIEISSVLDKEEAVEDE from the coding sequence GTGTCTAGTGATAGAGTTTTATCCCAGAATGAAATAGATGATCTTCTACAGGAGTTTAATTCGGGAGATGTAGAGGCTGAAGAATTAAAGGATACTGAAGAGAAATCAGTTAAAGCTTATGATTTTAAACATCCTGATAAGCTTTCTAAAGATCAATTAAGAACTTTAAGAATCATATATGAAAATTTTGCTCGTTTATTGAATACCAGTCTTTCTACTCAGCTGAGAACAATGATTCATGTAGAACTGAATTCGATTGAGCAGTTATCCTATGATGAGTTTATTCGTTCACTGCCGCAGCCGACGATTATGAGCATCTGTGATTTCAATCCTTTAGCTGGTGAATTCATTTTAGAGATAAATCCCCGGCTGGGATATGCAATTGTAGAAAGGTTATTTGGCGGTCAAGGGACACCGCCCAATAATATTCGTGATTTTACTGATATTGAAGAGATGGTATTAAAAAAAGTATTAAAACAGAATTTAAGTGCTTTTGTAGAAGCCTGGGAGAATGTTATTGATTTAAAGCCCCGGATTAAGAATTTAGAATCCAATCCTCAATTTACTCAGATTGTACCGGGGAATGATATGGTGATTCTTGCTACTTTTGATGCCAAGATTGCTGAGGCAGAGGGGTTAATCAATGTCTGTATTCCTTATATTGTTTTAGAGCCGATAGTATCTAAATTAAATGCCCAATACTGGTTTTCGACTTCGCGTGATTCAGCCAGTTCAGAAGAATTGAATAAATTAAAGGATAGATTAAGTAAGGCTAAGCTGCCGGTTATAGCTAATTTAGGGACTACAAATATTACCGTAGCTGATCTACTAGATCTGCAGCCAGGTGATGTAATAAGAATGGATCAAAAAGCTACCAAGGAAGCAGTAGTTAAAGTCGGTAATAAAGAGAAATTTATTGGTAAGCCGGGAGTTGTTGGCAGTAAATTAGCTATAGAAATTAGTTCTGTTTTGGATAAAGAGGAGGCAGTCGAAGATGAATGA
- a CDS encoding flagellar hook assembly protein FlgD has protein sequence MAISEIASASNANVEGTGKQTEDSNKMGKDEFLELFVTQLKNQNPLEPMDNKEFIAQTAQFTSMEQMKNMNQNLEKFLGMQKLTQVSSLIGKEVKALDSDSGEEITGEVEKVKMADSGPKLIINGNEYEMGSVNEILG, from the coding sequence ATGGCTATTAGTGAAATTGCTTCTGCTTCTAATGCTAATGTAGAGGGAACAGGGAAGCAGACTGAAGATTCAAATAAGATGGGAAAAGATGAGTTTCTTGAGCTGTTTGTTACTCAGTTGAAGAATCAGAATCCGTTAGAACCGATGGATAATAAAGAATTCATTGCCCAGACAGCCCAGTTTACTTCTATGGAACAGATGAAGAATATGAATCAGAATTTAGAGAAATTTTTGGGTATGCAGAAGTTGACTCAGGTGAGTAGTCTGATCGGTAAAGAAGTAAAAGCTTTAGATTCGGATAGCGGAGAAGAGATAACAGGTGAAGTAGAGAAGGTTAAGATGGCCGACAGCGGACCTAAGTTGATAATTAACGGTAATGAGTATGAGATGGGAAGCGTTAATGAGATTTTAGGATAA
- the fliP gene encoding flagellar type III secretion system pore protein FliP (The bacterial flagellar biogenesis protein FliP forms a type III secretion system (T3SS)-type pore required for flagellar assembly.), translated as MINKRWKFIFKVSILLLLIIISSQGIVEAAPTFEIPDVNLSIETGEGSQNLALPLQIMLLLTVLSLAPAILIMLTSFVRIAVVLSLIRRALATRRMPPNQVIIGLAIFLTIFVMAPVWGQIYDTAVQPYLDDEINQMQAYEQGIKPLRKFMFKQTREKDIALFVDLGEIERPQNQMEIPTYVLIPAFIISELRIAFQIGFIIYLPFIVIDMIVASTLMSMGMMMLPPVMISLPFKILLFVLVDGWYLVIKSLIKTFN; from the coding sequence ATGATTAATAAGAGATGGAAATTTATCTTTAAGGTTTCAATATTATTACTACTAATAATTATTAGTAGCCAGGGTATAGTTGAAGCAGCACCTACTTTTGAGATACCTGATGTCAATTTAAGTATTGAAACCGGAGAGGGAAGCCAGAATCTAGCTTTACCACTGCAGATTATGCTGTTGTTGACCGTGTTATCATTAGCACCGGCAATTTTAATTATGTTAACGTCTTTTGTGCGGATTGCTGTGGTGTTATCTTTAATTAGACGAGCTTTGGCAACCAGAAGGATGCCTCCTAATCAGGTTATTATTGGGTTAGCAATCTTTTTAACTATCTTTGTAATGGCACCTGTCTGGGGCCAGATTTATGATACTGCAGTACAACCTTATTTGGATGATGAAATCAATCAGATGCAGGCTTATGAGCAGGGGATTAAGCCGTTAAGGAAATTCATGTTTAAGCAGACTCGAGAGAAGGATATTGCTTTATTTGTTGATTTAGGTGAAATAGAGCGGCCTCAAAACCAAATGGAGATTCCGACTTATGTCCTGATTCCTGCTTTTATTATTAGCGAATTGAGAATAGCTTTTCAGATCGGATTTATAATCTATCTTCCCTTTATAGTGATTGATATGATAGTTGCCAGTACTTTAATGTCCATGGGAATGATGATGTTACCTCCGGTAATGATTTCACTTCCCTTTAAGATATTACTCTTTGTATTAGTTGACGGCTGGTATTTGGTAATTAAATCGCTAATTAAGACTTTTAATTAA
- a CDS encoding flagellar motor protein MotB: MSRRKKRRNNDESDDSNWLTTYGDMMTLLLAFFVLLYSFSSVDVQKFRNVVEALQGNLGVLKGGKTISSSDLITAGVRDENLGMPELNRINQKITSYLQEQELEDEIKVEMTERGLTIRFTGKVLFDIGRATIKEDAYSILDKISGIISEVPNQIMVEGHTDNLPISNSRFPSNWELSTARATEVVKYFIEENSITPAKLSAAGYSKYKPVKPNDSPENRALNRRVDVILLKREFSEASRQKGGKLDE, translated from the coding sequence ATGTCGCGCCGTAAAAAGAGGCGGAATAATGATGAAAGTGATGACAGCAACTGGTTAACTACATATGGTGATATGATGACGCTGCTGTTGGCCTTCTTTGTTCTGCTCTATTCTTTCTCCTCAGTAGATGTACAGAAGTTCAGAAATGTTGTAGAGGCTCTGCAGGGAAATTTAGGTGTTTTAAAGGGAGGAAAAACTATTTCTTCTTCTGATTTGATTACAGCCGGAGTTAGAGATGAGAATCTGGGTATGCCGGAGTTAAATCGAATTAATCAGAAGATAACTTCTTATTTGCAGGAGCAAGAATTAGAGGATGAGATAAAGGTAGAGATGACAGAACGGGGTTTAACTATTCGGTTTACCGGAAAGGTATTATTTGATATAGGAAGAGCTACTATTAAAGAAGATGCATACTCCATTTTGGATAAAATCTCCGGTATAATCAGTGAAGTGCCTAATCAGATTATGGTAGAGGGACATACAGATAATCTACCGATTAGTAATTCTAGGTTTCCTTCTAACTGGGAATTATCCACAGCTAGAGCAACTGAGGTTGTAAAGTACTTTATTGAAGAGAACAGTATAACTCCAGCTAAGTTATCAGCTGCAGGTTATTCTAAATATAAACCGGTTAAACCAAATGATAGTCCTGAAAATAGAGCTTTAAATAGGCGAGTCGATGTAATTTTGCTTAAAAGAGAGTTTAGTGAAGCTAGTAGGCAAAAAGGAGGAAAGTTGGATGAGTGA